Proteins co-encoded in one Plectropomus leopardus isolate mb chromosome 14, YSFRI_Pleo_2.0, whole genome shotgun sequence genomic window:
- the vrk1 gene encoding serine/threonine-protein kinase VRK1 isoform X1: MPPKAKAAGKGRAPAKRKLAEEFPPGEVLTDTGKKVWKLGAPIGQGGFGLIYLADENSAKSVGADARYVIKVEPSDNGPLFSELKFYMRAAKPDLIQSWMKSHKLKSLGVPRYWGSGLHEKGGKRYRFMVIDRLGTDLQKKFEECGRRFPRKLVLQLGLRLLDILEYIHDHEYVHADIKASNLMLSYSDPNQVYLVDYGLAYRYSPDGVLKEYKEDPKRCHDGTIEFTSIDAHKGATASRRSDLEILSYCMVQWLCGRLPWEDKLQDPLYVRDSKIRSQDNVSEFMTKCFSSQDKPDEIQRFMEEVKSLEYLDKPPYENLRSILQAGLKAIQAKDDGKLIFSPVIGAVSSPAKKTTKRKKAADEAEDSEADGEPIKKKRVTKKKEVNGVKKSPKKPPTLRKVPSTGKGDSKSRLVEMSTQTSPGLAQRARGRPKKIRA, translated from the exons ATGCCTCCTAAAGCCAAGGCGGCAGGGAAAGGCAGAGCTCCGGCTAAGAGGAAGCTGGCAGAGGAGTTTCCGCCTGGGGAGGTCCTCACAGACACTGGGAAGAAGGTCTGGAAGCTGGGGGCTCCGATCGGCCAGGGGGGCTTTGGTCTCATATATTTGG CTGATGAGAATTCTGCAAAATCTGTGGGTGCTGATGCTAGATACGTCATCAAAGTG GAGCCCAGTGACAACGGACCACTTTTCTCTGAGCTCAAGTTTTACATGAGAGCGGCTAAGCCTGACCTGA TTCAGAGCTGGATGAAGTCTCACAAGTTGAAAAGTCTGGGTGTTCCTAGGTACTGGGGCTCAGGTCTGCATGAGAAAGGAGGGAAAAG GTACAGGTTCATGGTTATTGACAGGCTCGGCACAGACCTGCAGAAGAAGTTTGAAGAATGTGGAAGGAGGTTCCCCAGAAAACTTGTCCTACAGCTTGGCCTACGACTG CTGGATATTCTGGAGTATATCCATGATCATGAGTATGTGCACGCTGACATAAAGGCATCCAACCTCATGTTGAGCTACAGTGATCCAAACCAG GTTTACTTAGTAGATTATGGGCTGGCATATAGGTACTCACCTGACGGTGTCCTCAAAGAGTACAAGGAAGACCCCAAGAGATGTCACGATGGTACCATCGAGTTCACAAGCATCGATGCCCACAAAGGAGCAA CTGCGAGTAGGCGGAGCGACCTGGAGATCCTGAGCTACTGCATGGTTCAGTGGCTGTGTGGACGACTGCCCTGGGAGGACAAGCTGCAGGACCCCCTCTACGTCAGAGACTCCAAAATCAG GAGCCAAGACAACGTCTCTGAATTCATGACTAAGTGTTTCTCCTCTCAAGACAAGCCAG ATGAGATCCAGAGGTTCATGGAGGAGGTGAAATCGCTGGAATACCTAGACAAACCACCATATGAGAACCTGCGCTCCATCCTGCAGGCCGGGCTGAAGGCCATCCAGGCTAAAGATGATGGCAAGCTGATCTTCTCACCTGTTATTGGAGCTGTTTCATCCCCTGCCAag AAGACCACCAAGAGAAAGAAAGCAGCAGATGAAGCCGAAGACAGTGAGGCTGATGGAGAGCCCATCAAGAAAAAGAGagtcacaaagaaaaaag AAGTGAATGGAGTGaagaaaagtcccaaaaaacCTCCCACACTGAGGAAGGTACCCAGCACTGGAAAAGGTGACTCCAAATCCAGACTGGTGGAGATGAGCACCCAGACATCACCCGGACTTGCCCAGAGAGCCAGAGGCAGACCCAAAAAAATCCGTGCGTAA
- the vrk1 gene encoding serine/threonine-protein kinase VRK1 isoform X2 — protein MPPKAKAAGKGRAPAKRKLAEEFPPGEVLTDTGKKVWKLGAPIGQGGFGLIYLADENSAKSVGADARYVIKVEPSDNGPLFSELKFYMRAAKPDLIQSWMKSHKLKSLGVPRYWGSGLHEKGGKRYRFMVIDRLGTDLQKKFEECGRRFPRKLVLQLGLRLLDILEYIHDHEYVHADIKASNLMLSYSDPNQVYLVDYGLAYRYSPDGVLKEYKEDPKRCHDGTIEFTSIDAHKGATASRRSDLEILSYCMVQWLCGRLPWEDKLQDPLYVRDSKIRSQDNVSEFMTKCFSSQDKPDEIQRFMEEVKSLEYLDKPPYENLRSILQAGLKAIQAKDDGKLIFSPVIGAVSSPAKTTKRKKAADEAEDSEADGEPIKKKRVTKKKEVNGVKKSPKKPPTLRKVPSTGKGDSKSRLVEMSTQTSPGLAQRARGRPKKIRA, from the exons ATGCCTCCTAAAGCCAAGGCGGCAGGGAAAGGCAGAGCTCCGGCTAAGAGGAAGCTGGCAGAGGAGTTTCCGCCTGGGGAGGTCCTCACAGACACTGGGAAGAAGGTCTGGAAGCTGGGGGCTCCGATCGGCCAGGGGGGCTTTGGTCTCATATATTTGG CTGATGAGAATTCTGCAAAATCTGTGGGTGCTGATGCTAGATACGTCATCAAAGTG GAGCCCAGTGACAACGGACCACTTTTCTCTGAGCTCAAGTTTTACATGAGAGCGGCTAAGCCTGACCTGA TTCAGAGCTGGATGAAGTCTCACAAGTTGAAAAGTCTGGGTGTTCCTAGGTACTGGGGCTCAGGTCTGCATGAGAAAGGAGGGAAAAG GTACAGGTTCATGGTTATTGACAGGCTCGGCACAGACCTGCAGAAGAAGTTTGAAGAATGTGGAAGGAGGTTCCCCAGAAAACTTGTCCTACAGCTTGGCCTACGACTG CTGGATATTCTGGAGTATATCCATGATCATGAGTATGTGCACGCTGACATAAAGGCATCCAACCTCATGTTGAGCTACAGTGATCCAAACCAG GTTTACTTAGTAGATTATGGGCTGGCATATAGGTACTCACCTGACGGTGTCCTCAAAGAGTACAAGGAAGACCCCAAGAGATGTCACGATGGTACCATCGAGTTCACAAGCATCGATGCCCACAAAGGAGCAA CTGCGAGTAGGCGGAGCGACCTGGAGATCCTGAGCTACTGCATGGTTCAGTGGCTGTGTGGACGACTGCCCTGGGAGGACAAGCTGCAGGACCCCCTCTACGTCAGAGACTCCAAAATCAG GAGCCAAGACAACGTCTCTGAATTCATGACTAAGTGTTTCTCCTCTCAAGACAAGCCAG ATGAGATCCAGAGGTTCATGGAGGAGGTGAAATCGCTGGAATACCTAGACAAACCACCATATGAGAACCTGCGCTCCATCCTGCAGGCCGGGCTGAAGGCCATCCAGGCTAAAGATGATGGCAAGCTGATCTTCTCACCTGTTATTGGAGCTGTTTCATCCCCTGCCAag ACCACCAAGAGAAAGAAAGCAGCAGATGAAGCCGAAGACAGTGAGGCTGATGGAGAGCCCATCAAGAAAAAGAGagtcacaaagaaaaaag AAGTGAATGGAGTGaagaaaagtcccaaaaaacCTCCCACACTGAGGAAGGTACCCAGCACTGGAAAAGGTGACTCCAAATCCAGACTGGTGGAGATGAGCACCCAGACATCACCCGGACTTGCCCAGAGAGCCAGAGGCAGACCCAAAAAAATCCGTGCGTAA